A genome region from Deltaproteobacteria bacterium includes the following:
- a CDS encoding transposase: MVPRTRLSYEPEFRRQMVELTRAGRGAEQVAREFEPTTAQAIRNWVCQAHLVERRFTGPGHDRLW; the protein is encoded by the coding sequence ATGGTGCCGAGAACAAGACTCTCTTATGAGCCTGAGTTTCGTCGTCAGATGGTGGAGCTGACGAGGGCTGGGCGTGGCGCCGAGCAAGTGGCGAGGGAGTTTGAGCCCACCACGGCCCAGGCCATCCGCAACTGGGTGTGCCAGGCTCATCTGGTTGAGCGGCGTTTCACGGGTCCTGGCCACGACCGGCTGTGGTAA
- a CDS encoding glycine betaine ABC transporter substrate-binding protein: MIIVVHNAWFIAGFAAFTISLQNLERGITMVSRRLLLWRLVGCLLIAFAIFVVPATGMTKSAKHIRFPVGGWSGDFLPPYIVQVVLGDELGYTVEVLQISDVASAVALSRGEIELNFFLWFPNSEPAVKPFFENGSVVDLGVLYGDLPQGFFVSKREAQQYGIRSIPDLNNPELVKLFDDDGDGKGDLLGCPAEWACARLNDETLDLYGLDKLYEQKMGSARLLTAAIIGKMEKNEPVLMSNFWPNDIFIHYPRGEAFVYLEDPKKFWGFAHVPKLANAKWVAENPKAVELLRAMKISGEDIMWMMGQVEEKGDDPATLEALAREWVSKNKALVDSWLEAIE; the protein is encoded by the coding sequence GTGATCATCGTTGTTCATAATGCGTGGTTCATAGCAGGATTTGCGGCATTTACTATTTCTCTACAAAATCTTGAAAGGGGGATTACAATGGTTAGTAGAAGACTGTTGCTTTGGAGGCTGGTCGGGTGTTTGTTGATTGCTTTTGCCATATTCGTGGTACCGGCCACGGGTATGACCAAGAGTGCCAAGCACATTCGTTTCCCCGTTGGGGGATGGTCAGGTGACTTTTTGCCGCCCTACATCGTCCAGGTGGTATTGGGGGATGAGTTAGGCTATACTGTAGAGGTTTTGCAAATTTCGGACGTTGCTTCAGCCGTAGCGTTAAGTAGAGGAGAGATTGAACTTAACTTTTTCCTCTGGTTCCCCAATTCTGAGCCTGCCGTCAAGCCGTTTTTTGAGAATGGTTCGGTTGTCGACCTGGGGGTTCTTTATGGTGATCTTCCCCAGGGGTTTTTTGTTAGCAAGCGGGAGGCGCAACAATATGGTATTAGAAGCATACCAGACTTGAATAATCCGGAGCTTGTCAAGTTGTTTGATGATGATGGGGATGGCAAGGGGGATTTGCTTGGCTGTCCTGCTGAATGGGCATGTGCGCGACTCAACGACGAAACTCTCGACCTTTATGGGTTAGACAAGCTTTACGAGCAGAAGATGGGGAGTGCACGACTATTGACGGCGGCAATAATAGGAAAAATGGAGAAGAATGAACCGGTATTGATGTCTAACTTCTGGCCAAACGACATATTCATTCACTATCCCCGGGGTGAGGCTTTCGTGTATCTGGAAGACCCTAAGAAGTTTTGGGGTTTCGCTCATGTTCCGAAACTGGCAAACGCAAAATGGGTGGCTGAGAATCCCAAAGCTGTTGAGTTGTTAAGGGCTATGAAGATATCAGGTGAAGACATCATGTGGATGATGGGGCAAGTAGAAGAGAAAGGCGATGATCCGGCCACCCTGGAGGCTTTGGCCCGAGAATGGGTGTCAAAGAACAAGGCGCTTGTGGATTCCTGGTTAGAGGCAATCGAGTAA